A single window of Hyphomicrobiales bacterium DNA harbors:
- a CDS encoding LysR family transcriptional regulator: protein MRFDLADLRLFLAVAEAGSITHGAAEAGLSLAAASERLRDMETDGGVKLLDRGRRGVTPTEAGDALAHHARLILRQMAQMRGELGEYAKGLRETICILANTAAHTEFLPARLAPWMARHPRIDVELKERQSAEIAKAVSRGQADIGVFSNAVDTAGLELRPFAVDRLVVVASNDHPLSARNHIVLKDVLAERCVGLIDGALQEHIEAQAARFGAKLKMRVRMRTFEGICRMAASGVGFGIVPEGAARRYVRSGKLSMIRLSEDWATRQLVVGVRADAQLTAPLRDLLRHLSPSGHNKPKRQTAGSN, encoded by the coding sequence ATGCGCTTTGATCTGGCAGACCTTCGCCTCTTTCTCGCCGTGGCGGAGGCGGGCAGTATCACCCATGGCGCGGCCGAAGCTGGCCTCTCGCTGGCTGCCGCGAGCGAGCGATTGCGTGACATGGAGACTGACGGCGGGGTCAAGCTTCTCGACCGCGGCAGGCGCGGCGTCACGCCGACCGAAGCCGGCGACGCGCTGGCCCATCACGCGCGGCTCATCCTGCGCCAGATGGCGCAGATGCGCGGGGAGCTTGGCGAATATGCAAAGGGCCTCCGTGAGACCATTTGCATTCTGGCGAATACCGCTGCGCATACTGAGTTCCTTCCCGCGAGGCTGGCGCCTTGGATGGCCCGGCATCCCAGGATCGATGTTGAACTGAAGGAACGGCAAAGCGCCGAGATTGCAAAGGCAGTCTCCCGTGGTCAGGCTGATATCGGCGTTTTCTCCAATGCCGTCGACACAGCGGGTCTTGAGTTGCGCCCCTTCGCGGTTGACCGGCTGGTTGTCGTCGCCTCGAACGATCACCCGCTTTCCGCGCGAAACCACATCGTCCTCAAGGACGTCTTGGCAGAGCGCTGCGTCGGGCTCATCGACGGCGCGCTGCAGGAGCACATTGAAGCCCAGGCTGCGAGGTTCGGCGCAAAGCTCAAGATGCGGGTCCGGATGCGGACTTTTGAAGGCATCTGCCGAATGGCAGCCAGTGGCGTCGGCTTTGGGATCGTGCCGGAGGGGGCCGCTCGCCGTTATGTCAGATCGGGAAAGCTCTCGATGATCCGACTTTCTGAGGATTGGGCAACCCGCCAGCTGGTTGTCGGCGTCCGCGCGGATGCGCAATTGACCGCGCCTCTTCGGGATTTGCTGCGACATCTATCGCCGAGCGGACATAACAAGCCCAAGCGGCAGACAGCCGGCAGCAACTGA
- a CDS encoding putative membrane transporter protein (Evidence 3 : Putative function from multiple computational evidences), whose amino-acid sequence MVDVSITFIVAVSATFLAAGLVKGVTGMGLPTVAMGILGALMSPLLAATLLLVPSLVTNVWQVLAGPNFDVLLRRLWPMLLAIVIGTISGSSLLSGGDTRLTTAALGAALVVYAAYTLLVRPFSVPARLEPWLSPIIGVMTGLVTGGTGVFVIPAVPYLQALGLEKDRLVQALGLSFTISTIALAAGLGWHGAFQAKNLAVSILAIGPALAGMWAGQILRNRISPATFRRWFLGCLLLLGLEMIARVFS is encoded by the coding sequence ATGGTTGACGTATCGATCACGTTCATTGTCGCGGTGTCCGCGACCTTCCTTGCGGCCGGGCTCGTGAAAGGCGTCACGGGCATGGGACTGCCGACGGTGGCAATGGGCATTCTCGGAGCGCTGATGTCCCCGCTCCTCGCCGCGACGCTGCTGCTTGTCCCGTCCCTGGTGACCAATGTCTGGCAGGTTTTAGCCGGACCGAACTTCGACGTGCTTCTCCGCAGGCTCTGGCCGATGCTGCTGGCGATCGTCATCGGGACGATCTCTGGCTCTTCGCTGCTCAGCGGCGGCGATACGCGCCTTACAACCGCTGCGCTTGGCGCGGCGTTGGTCGTCTACGCGGCCTATACACTTCTTGTCCGTCCGTTTAGCGTTCCCGCCCGGCTGGAGCCGTGGCTGTCGCCCATCATTGGCGTCATGACGGGCCTGGTCACGGGCGGCACGGGCGTCTTCGTCATACCTGCCGTGCCTTATCTCCAGGCGCTCGGGCTTGAAAAAGACCGCCTTGTGCAAGCCCTCGGCCTGTCCTTTACGATCTCAACCATCGCGCTCGCAGCCGGCCTCGGGTGGCACGGGGCGTTTCAAGCGAAGAATCTGGCCGTGTCGATCCTGGCGATCGGCCCGGCGCTTGCCGGCATGTGGGCTGGGCAGATTCTGCGGAACCGGATCAGTCCAGCAACGTTCCGCCGTTGGTTCCTGGGTTGCCTGTTGCTGCTGGGCCTGGAGATGATCGCAAGGGTATTTTCTTGA
- the lldD gene encoding L-lactate dehydrogenase: protein MIISAPTDYREAARRKLPGFLFHYADGGAYSEHTLQRNVADLSAVALKQRVLKNMASLSLETELFGRKMAMPVIIAPVGLTGMYARRGEVQAAKAAHKKGIPFTLSTVSVCPIEEVQKQSPSPIWFQLYVLKDRGFMRNALERAQAAGIDTLVFTVDMPVPGARYRDAHSGMSGPHASIRRIWQAMTHPSWAFDVGLMGKPHDLGNISTYLGKPTGLADYIGWLGSNFDPSISWKDLEWIREFWKGHMVIKGILDPDDARDAITFGADGIVVSNHGGRQLDGVLSTARALPAIADAVQGKIKVLADSGIRTGLDVVRMIALGADAVLLGRAFVYALSTAGEAGVTHLLDLFEKEMRVAMTLTGAHSIGEITRESLVS from the coding sequence ATGATAATTTCAGCCCCCACGGATTATCGCGAAGCCGCACGTCGGAAGCTGCCGGGTTTCCTGTTCCACTATGCCGATGGGGGCGCCTATTCCGAGCATACATTGCAGCGCAATGTCGCCGATCTGTCAGCTGTTGCCTTGAAGCAACGTGTTCTCAAGAACATGGCCTCCCTGAGCCTGGAGACCGAACTCTTCGGGCGAAAGATGGCGATGCCGGTGATCATCGCGCCTGTCGGCCTCACCGGCATGTATGCGCGGCGGGGGGAGGTCCAGGCGGCAAAAGCCGCCCATAAGAAGGGCATTCCGTTCACCCTCTCGACTGTATCGGTGTGCCCTATCGAGGAGGTTCAGAAGCAGTCGCCTTCGCCCATATGGTTCCAGCTCTATGTGCTGAAAGACCGCGGCTTCATGCGGAATGCGTTGGAGCGGGCGCAGGCGGCTGGCATCGATACGCTCGTCTTCACGGTCGATATGCCGGTTCCGGGCGCCCGCTATCGTGATGCGCATTCCGGTATGTCCGGCCCGCATGCGAGCATTCGCCGTATCTGGCAGGCGATGACCCATCCGTCCTGGGCCTTTGATGTCGGCCTCATGGGTAAACCCCATGATCTGGGAAATATATCCACCTATCTCGGCAAGCCGACCGGCCTCGCGGACTATATAGGCTGGCTTGGTTCGAATTTTGATCCATCGATCAGCTGGAAGGATCTTGAGTGGATCCGCGAGTTCTGGAAGGGCCATATGGTGATCAAGGGAATTCTTGATCCCGACGATGCGCGTGACGCGATAACCTTTGGAGCCGATGGCATCGTGGTGTCCAATCACGGCGGACGGCAACTGGACGGCGTCCTGTCGACGGCGCGGGCCTTGCCGGCTATCGCGGATGCCGTGCAGGGCAAGATCAAGGTCCTCGCGGACTCGGGCATTCGTACTGGTCTCGATGTCGTACGCATGATCGCGCTCGGTGCTGACGCCGTGCTGCTGGGCCGGGCCTTTGTCTACGCGCTGTCGACGGCCGGTGAAGCCGGGGTGACGCATCTCCTTGACCTGTTCGAGAAGGAAATGCGCGTCGCGATGACCTTGACGGGCGCGCATAGCATTGGGGAGATCACCCGGGAAAGTCTTGTCAGCTGA
- a CDS encoding Sigma-54-dependent Fis family transcriptional regulator, which yields MLPIDQHAARIRTAVESGEAARSALVASWRRCTHGYGLDPAIEQPQRVLTEAEFRLSAERLEPLLFSARATLERMYRSIGGSAACILFAGSDGVPIHWLGSHADADALRQWGVWPGVDWSEQAEGTNGIGTCLVERSPVAIHREQHFYERDIDISCAVAPVFDHVGELAGALDITLYGTATSGMLPGFILAAVTDAARQIEIDHFHHMFQSARVISLQGPARAGAALLAVDADDIILGATRSARQILDLTARDLDDGMSMQNLLSDEPDDFARAERGTLRRALMRTKGNVSAAATALDISRATMKRKLSQYGLRRKP from the coding sequence ATGCTTCCGATCGACCAACATGCGGCCAGAATCCGGACCGCCGTTGAATCGGGAGAAGCCGCCCGCTCTGCGCTGGTTGCCTCATGGCGTCGGTGCACCCATGGCTATGGGCTGGACCCGGCGATCGAACAGCCCCAGCGGGTTCTCACCGAAGCCGAGTTCAGGCTCTCGGCGGAGCGTCTGGAGCCTCTTCTGTTCTCAGCCCGCGCCACGCTGGAGCGCATGTACAGGTCGATCGGCGGCAGCGCGGCCTGCATTCTCTTCGCGGGCAGCGACGGGGTCCCCATTCATTGGCTGGGGTCGCATGCGGACGCCGACGCGCTTCGGCAATGGGGCGTCTGGCCGGGGGTGGACTGGAGCGAGCAGGCAGAAGGAACCAACGGAATCGGAACGTGTCTGGTTGAAAGAAGCCCTGTGGCGATACACAGGGAACAGCATTTCTATGAACGCGACATCGACATAAGCTGTGCTGTCGCGCCTGTCTTCGATCATGTTGGTGAGCTTGCCGGAGCGCTCGACATCACGCTCTACGGCACCGCCACATCAGGGATGTTACCCGGGTTCATCCTTGCGGCGGTGACAGATGCCGCCCGACAGATAGAGATCGACCATTTCCACCACATGTTTCAGTCAGCGCGGGTCATATCGCTTCAGGGGCCTGCCCGAGCGGGTGCGGCGCTGCTCGCGGTGGACGCGGACGACATCATCCTCGGCGCAACGCGCTCCGCTCGCCAAATCCTCGATCTGACCGCCAGGGATCTGGACGACGGCATGAGCATGCAGAACCTCCTCAGCGACGAGCCAGATGACTTTGCGCGTGCCGAACGTGGAACTCTCCGTCGCGCGCTGATGCGGACAAAGGGGAATGTCTCCGCGGCGGCTACGGCTTTGGATATCAGCAGGGCGACGATGAAGCGAAAGCTGAGCCAATATGGCCTGAGACGCAAGCCGTAA
- the aldA gene encoding aldehyde dehydrogenase A translates to MTLSHRPHAQASIALDKLAECRNYIDGRFVDGASGYIEVSNPADGTHLGRIPDSGPDVVDSAVKAARKAQAAWEKIPAIQRAGYLRQISAKVRDHQQELADIIVREQGKIRGLAEVEVNFTADYIDYMAEWARRLEGEVLTSDRPNETVLLLRKPLGVVAGILPWNFPFFLIARKLAPALVTGNTVVIKPSEETPLNAFAFAQLVAETDLPAGVFNLVGGRGKTTGEALVAHPGIDMVSFTGSVATGSHIMQTAGRNLTRVNLELGGKAPAIVLADADLDLAAKAIYDSRVINTGQVCNCAERVYVERSVHDALVDRLKVLFENTRYGDPSSEENLQMGPLVNQVGLDKVAAAVDKAKADGATIVTGGKIADRPSGFHYEPTLITGARADMDIMRRETFGPVLPIQAVDSLEEAIALSNDSDYGLTSSVYTSNLNSALKASRELKFGETYVNRENFEAMQGFHAGRRKSGIGGADGKHGLYEFTETHVIYIQGT, encoded by the coding sequence ATGACACTGTCCCACCGCCCGCACGCCCAGGCGTCCATTGCCTTGGACAAGCTGGCTGAATGCCGCAACTACATCGACGGCCGCTTCGTGGACGGCGCATCAGGATACATCGAGGTCTCCAATCCGGCGGATGGCACCCACCTCGGCCGCATACCGGACAGCGGGCCTGACGTCGTGGATAGCGCCGTCAAAGCCGCGCGGAAGGCTCAAGCGGCCTGGGAGAAGATCCCTGCGATCCAGCGCGCCGGCTACCTGCGACAGATCTCCGCGAAGGTTCGCGATCATCAGCAGGAGCTCGCCGATATCATCGTCCGGGAACAGGGCAAGATACGTGGTCTCGCTGAGGTCGAGGTCAACTTCACCGCCGACTATATCGACTATATGGCCGAATGGGCGCGGCGGCTGGAAGGCGAGGTATTGACCAGCGACCGCCCCAACGAGACCGTGCTCCTCCTGCGCAAACCGCTCGGCGTTGTGGCGGGTATCCTGCCCTGGAACTTCCCGTTCTTTCTCATCGCCCGCAAACTGGCGCCGGCGCTGGTGACGGGCAATACCGTCGTGATCAAGCCGAGCGAGGAAACGCCGCTCAATGCCTTCGCCTTCGCCCAGCTGGTGGCTGAGACGGATTTGCCCGCCGGTGTGTTCAACCTGGTTGGTGGGCGCGGCAAAACTACCGGTGAGGCGCTGGTGGCGCATCCCGGTATCGACATGGTGTCCTTTACGGGCAGTGTCGCCACCGGCTCACATATCATGCAGACAGCAGGGCGCAATCTCACTCGCGTCAATCTCGAGCTGGGGGGCAAGGCCCCGGCCATCGTGCTCGCCGATGCCGATCTCGATCTGGCAGCCAAGGCGATCTACGATTCACGCGTCATCAACACCGGGCAGGTGTGCAACTGCGCTGAACGCGTCTATGTCGAGCGCAGCGTGCATGATGCGCTGGTGGATCGCCTCAAGGTCCTGTTCGAAAACACCCGCTACGGCGATCCCTCGTCGGAGGAGAACCTGCAGATGGGTCCCCTCGTGAACCAGGTCGGGCTCGACAAGGTGGCGGCGGCGGTCGACAAGGCAAAGGCCGACGGAGCGACCATCGTCACCGGCGGCAAGATTGCGGATCGACCGAGCGGCTTCCATTACGAGCCAACCCTGATCACAGGCGCCCGTGCCGACATGGACATCATGCGGCGTGAAACCTTCGGCCCGGTACTGCCAATCCAGGCGGTGGACAGCCTTGAAGAGGCAATCGCCCTGTCGAATGACAGCGACTACGGCCTGACGTCGTCGGTCTATACGTCGAACCTCAATTCCGCGCTGAAGGCCAGCCGTGAACTGAAATTCGGTGAGACCTACGTCAACCGTGAAAACTTCGAAGCGATGCAGGGCTTCCATGCGGGTCGCCGCAAGTCTGGCATCGGCGGCGCCGATGGCAAGCATGGCCTCTATGAGTTCACCGAAACGCATGTGATCTACATCCAGGGCACCTAA
- the osmF gene encoding glycine betaine ABC transporter periplasmic binding protein OsmF, producing MKLLMTMLAAGLVIGASIPAAHADVVVSSKIDTEGSVLGNIIQVALNANGIKTQDRIQLGATPVVRKAITAGEIDIYPEYTGNAGFFFNKADDTLWKDNAKGFEAAKTLDYDANKIVWLDPAPANNTWAIAVRKDIAGPNKLASMSDFGKWVAGGGKVVLAASAEFVNSAAALPAFQTAYGFTMKPDQLIVLSGGDTATTIKAAAEKTNGSNAAMVYGTDGGIAASDLLVLADDKSVQPVYAPAPIIREAALKDNPKIADILKPIFQSLDLTTLQGLNARVQLGGEPAKSVATDYLKSKGFVK from the coding sequence ATGAAGCTGTTGATGACAATGCTCGCCGCTGGTCTCGTCATCGGAGCCTCAATTCCGGCTGCGCATGCGGATGTGGTGGTCTCATCCAAGATCGACACCGAGGGCTCGGTTCTCGGGAACATCATTCAGGTCGCGCTGAATGCCAATGGCATCAAGACGCAGGATCGCATCCAGCTCGGTGCGACGCCTGTGGTCAGAAAGGCCATCACGGCTGGCGAGATAGACATCTATCCCGAGTATACGGGAAACGCTGGCTTCTTCTTCAACAAGGCCGACGATACGCTTTGGAAAGATAACGCCAAGGGTTTCGAAGCCGCCAAGACGCTCGACTATGACGCAAACAAGATCGTCTGGCTGGATCCGGCGCCAGCGAACAACACCTGGGCGATCGCGGTTCGCAAGGATATCGCCGGGCCAAACAAGCTCGCCAGCATGTCCGATTTCGGCAAGTGGGTCGCCGGCGGGGGCAAAGTGGTGCTCGCCGCCTCGGCGGAGTTCGTGAATTCGGCAGCAGCCCTGCCCGCTTTCCAGACTGCCTATGGGTTCACGATGAAGCCCGACCAGTTGATCGTGTTGTCCGGCGGCGATACCGCGACCACGATCAAGGCTGCTGCGGAAAAAACCAACGGCTCAAACGCAGCCATGGTCTATGGAACGGACGGTGGTATCGCGGCCTCGGACCTGCTGGTTCTCGCCGACGACAAGAGCGTGCAGCCGGTCTACGCACCTGCACCGATCATCCGCGAAGCGGCCTTGAAAGATAATCCGAAAATCGCGGACATCCTGAAACCTATCTTCCAGTCGCTGGACCTGACAACGCTTCAGGGGCTCAACGCCAGGGTTCAGCTGGGCGGCGAACCCGCGAAATCCGTTGCTACCGACTATCTGAAATCCAAAGGCTTCGTGAAGTGA
- a CDS encoding Osmoprotectant transport system permease protein, with the protein MKRYGRPSPGRRLSFDRLGIVIALFLVLAVWPAPFVTVRANRIASGQAFTVFEALPWLGVAALLSAVLVAAAVALFVQRPWLRLAAAALGLLVLLPAVGFAATGLTPPGNSFARISPALGFWLLSLGLALLMADSITRLHFSPQARVAALALACLMIALIIASDAWDDLSVMKEYASRSDSFGREIHQHIVLAIGSLVSAVIAGLPLGILCHRRPRLRVAALQMLSIIQTIPSIALFGILMVPLGYLAATVPLAHAVGIRGIGSAPAFVALFLYSLLPVVANTVVGLDQVSVAVVDAARGMGMSRRQQLLHVELPLALPIILAGMRIVLVQNLGLATVAALIGGGGLGTFIFQGIGQTAMDLVLLGAIPIVAMAFAAAVILDAMVDFAERGTA; encoded by the coding sequence ATGAAGCGATACGGCCGGCCGTCCCCCGGAAGACGCCTGTCGTTCGACCGGCTGGGGATTGTTATCGCGCTTTTTCTGGTGCTGGCTGTATGGCCTGCGCCCTTCGTCACCGTACGCGCCAATCGAATCGCCAGCGGTCAGGCCTTCACCGTGTTCGAGGCGTTGCCCTGGCTCGGTGTCGCGGCGCTTTTGTCCGCCGTTCTGGTCGCTGCCGCTGTCGCGCTTTTCGTGCAGCGGCCGTGGCTCCGTCTGGCAGCCGCCGCGCTGGGACTTCTGGTCCTGTTGCCGGCCGTGGGTTTTGCCGCGACAGGGCTCACACCGCCAGGTAATAGCTTCGCGCGAATCTCGCCAGCACTTGGATTTTGGCTGCTGAGCTTGGGCTTGGCCCTGCTCATGGCCGACTCCATAACGCGTTTGCACTTTTCGCCCCAGGCGCGTGTGGCAGCGCTCGCGCTGGCATGTCTGATGATCGCGCTCATCATCGCCTCAGATGCCTGGGACGATCTCTCGGTGATGAAGGAATATGCCAGCCGGTCAGACAGCTTCGGGCGCGAGATTCATCAGCACATCGTTCTTGCAATCGGGTCTCTCGTCAGCGCCGTCATCGCGGGTCTACCGCTCGGCATCCTGTGCCATCGGCGACCCAGGCTTCGCGTCGCTGCGTTGCAAATGCTCAGCATAATCCAGACGATCCCGAGCATCGCGCTGTTCGGCATCCTCATGGTGCCGCTCGGGTATCTCGCCGCAACCGTGCCGCTGGCGCATGCTGTCGGAATCCGGGGGATCGGCTCCGCACCGGCTTTCGTCGCCTTGTTTCTCTATTCCCTCCTGCCGGTCGTCGCGAACACGGTGGTGGGACTGGACCAGGTTTCCGTGGCGGTCGTGGATGCAGCGCGCGGCATGGGCATGTCACGACGGCAGCAACTTCTGCACGTCGAGTTGCCGCTCGCCCTGCCGATCATTCTGGCGGGCATGCGCATTGTGCTCGTCCAGAATCTGGGGCTTGCCACCGTTGCCGCATTGATCGGCGGCGGCGGCTTGGGAACATTCATCTTCCAGGGCATAGGGCAGACCGCCATGGATCTCGTTCTGCTCGGTGCCATTCCCATTGTCGCGATGGCCTTCGCAGCCGCTGTCATCCTGGATGCGATGGTCGATTTCGCGGAAAGGGGGACAGCGTGA